Proteins encoded by one window of Scatophagus argus isolate fScaArg1 chromosome 4, fScaArg1.pri, whole genome shotgun sequence:
- the unc119.1 gene encoding protein unc-119 homolog B: protein MNGSRNKTAPAVSKGQPDADTGSEANHRDRKTGGGMLKKLKSRRSQTDKWPVVTEDELRALGTDISPDHVLGLRAVTEDYLCKPEDNVYNIDFTRFKIRDLETGTVLFEIAKPPSSGPVEGEEEGGDVDSSAGRFVRYQFTPAFLKLCTVGATVEFTVGDRPINSFRMIERHYFQGRLLKNFDFDFGFCIPDSRNTCEHIYEFPQLPDDLIRQMVAQPYETRSDSFYFVDNKLVMHNKADYAFNGGL, encoded by the exons ATGAACGGCTCACGGAACAAAACGGCGCCGGCAGTCAGCAAAGGTCAGCCGGACGCGGACACCGGCTCGGAGGCGAACCACAGGGATCGAAAGACGGGTGGAGGAATGCTGAAGAAGCTGAAGTCGAGGCGCAGTCAAACGGATAAGTGGCCTGTGGTCACAGAGGATGAGCTCCGGGCTCTGGGCACGGATATTTCCCCGGACCACGTCCTGGGTCTCCGGGCTGTCACGGAGG ACTATCTTTGCAAACCCGAGGACAACGTTTACAACATTGACTTTACACGTTTCAAAATCAGAGATCTGGAGACGGGAACGGTGCTGTTTGAGATCGCCAAACCTCCCAGCAGCG GTCCTGTGGAGGGCGAAGAGGAGGGTGGAGATGTGGACAGCAGTGCAGGACGTTTTGTGAGATATCAGTTCACACCAGCCTTCCTGAAACTGTGTACTGTCGGTGCAAC TGTGGAGTTCACGGTGGGCGACCGGCCCATTAACAGCTTCCGTATGATCGAGAGACATTACTTCCAGGGACGTCTGCTCAagaactttgactttgactttgggTTTTGCATTCCAGACAGCCGCAACACGTGTGAACACATTTACGAGTTTCCACAGCTTCCAGACGACCTCA TTCGCCAAATGGTGGCGCAGCCTTATGAGACCAGATCAGACAGTTTCTACTTTGTGGACAACAAACTCGTCATGCACAACAAGGCAGACTACGCCTTTAACGGAGGTCTGTGA
- the c4h12orf43 gene encoding protein CUSTOS — protein MAAPVKKMVGVCEDSSSSDDEELRRCQEAVWDARSDRTEGGDVRAQQSKRAVVADHEHDGNELQVSQGFRAHVAKKLGHLLDSCIAEVQTESSSCVEAVKRDEDEGFLLFSTSVPGRPAEDPPAPVRRRPAPSSSDSDSEMETRLKEAAVSVRDLLPSASSTPSAEPPRSDKPKKKKKKKKEVEEELAEGEEAHVVKKMKKKKPSREESDSAASLHVQSDGELGSSERENVQEVKVKQKKKKKKKKREGNTEEEALN, from the exons ATGGCGGCCCCCGTTAAAAAGATGGTCGGCGTCTGTGAGGACTCGAGCAGCAGCGATGATGAGGAGCTCAGGAGGTGTCAGGAGGCCGTGTGGGACGCACGGAGCGACAGGACGGAAG GTGGAGACGTCAGGGCGCAGCAGTCAAAGCG TGCTGTCGTCGCTGACCACGAACACGACGGGAACGAGCTCCAGGTCTCTCAGGGCTTCCGGGCGCACGTCGCTAAGAAGCTGGGACACCTTCTCGACAG TTGCATTGCAGAGGTACAGACTGAATCTTCGTCCTGCGTGGAGGCGGTGAAAcgtgatgaagatgaag gaTTCCTTCTGTTTTCTACGTCAGTCCCGGGACGGCCGGCCGAGGATCCTCCGGCTCCTGTGAGGCGTCGGCCTGCTCCCAGCTCGAG CGACAGCGACAGCGAGATGGAAACGAGACTGAAGGAGGCAGCCGTGTCCGTCAGAGACCTCCTACCCTCAGCGTCCTCCACTCCCTCAGCAGAGCCTCCGCGTTCAGACAAacccaagaagaagaagaagaagaagaaggaggtggaggaggaactggcagagggagaggaggctcACGTTGTcaagaagatgaaaaagaagaaaccgAGTCGAGAAGAGAGCGACTCTGCAGCTTCTCTTCACGTCCAAAGCGACGGTGAGCTCGGCAGCTCAGAGCGGGAAAACGTGCAGGAGGTCAaagtgaagcagaagaagaagaagaagaagaagaagcgagAAGGAAACACGGAGGAAGAAGCTTTGAACTGA
- the hnf1a gene encoding hepatocyte nuclear factor 1-alpha isoform X2 produces MEERAAKARPSRLTALQEQLIWALLGSGLSRDVLVQAIGELERDRATSGAEKAERGDGESSEEGEMDFPPAIFRELEKLPPEEAAKLRAQVDQLLQGDPWHVAKMVKSYMQQHNLPQREVVESTGLNQSHLSQHLNKGTPMKNQKRAALYTWYVKKQCEISQQFTNAKHGMSSVEEQGEDTRKGRRNRFKWGPASLQILFHAYERQKNPSKEEREGLVDECNRAECLQRGVSPSQLAGLGSNLVTEVRVYNWFANRRKEEAFRHKLALDTPFTNQSASSSHPTLPPSPEPGMKYSHQILCDTMSSPRGGGERVGRLVVSPVPLEPSHTLLETQNTKQASSGGPLPPVSTLTSLHGLSASPASSQSLIMASLPSVMSLGESSLLIGLASTQTQTVPVINNMGGGFTTLQPISFQQQLHASPQQPISQQLQGHMGASPFMATMAQLPCHMYNKSDSPQYHSSSLLSQAMVITDSSSLGTLTSLATVRQILTADSEEPTDSPLQEDSLHLQPDTPVPASSESLELYSAPQTTDSHQSHLLPPSPTDISSFIPSQMVSTAQ; encoded by the exons ATGGAGGAGAGGGCAGCCAAGGCGAGGCCGAGCCGCCTGACAGCCCTTCAGGAGCAGCTGATCTGGGCCCTGCTGGGATCCGGACTGTCTCGGGATGTCCTGGTCCAAGCCATCGGGGAACTGGAGCGAGACAGGGCGACTTCCGGTGCCGAGAAGGCAGAGAGGGGGGACGGAGAGAGCTCCGAGGAGGGAGAAATGGACTTTCCACCGGCCATATTCAGAGAGCTGGAGAAGCTTCCCCCGGAGGAGGCGGCCAAACTCAGGGCCCAGGTGGACCAGCTCCTGCA GGGGGACCCCTGGCATGTGGCAAAGATGGTGAAAAGCTACATGCAGCAGCACAACCTCCCTCAGAGAGAGGTGGTGGAGTCCACTGGACTCAACCAGTCCCACCTCTCGCAGCACCTCAACAAAGGCACGCCCATGAAGAACCAGAAGAGGGCCGCTCTGTACACCTGGTACGTCAAGAAGCAATGCGAGATCAGCCAGC AATTCACCAACGCCAAACACGGCATGTCATCCgtggaggagcagggggaggacACCAGGAAGGGCCGGAGGAACAGGTTCAAATGGGGCCCGGCGTCCCTGCAGATCCTGTTCCACGCCTACGAACGACAGAAGAACCCCAgcaaggaggagagagaggggttAGTGGACGAGTGTAACAG agCCGAGTGTCTCCAGAGGGGCGTGTCTCCTTCCCAGCTCGCTGGCCTGGGTTCCAACCTGGTTACTGAGGTCCGGGTGTACAACTGGTTCGCCAACCGCCGCAAAGAGGAGGCCTTCCGCCACAAGCTGGCACTGGACACACCTTTTACCAACCAATCTGCCTCCTCTTCCCACCCCACCCTTCCACCGAGTCCTGAGCCTG GTATGAAATACAGCCATCAGATTCTGTGTGACACCATGAGCTCACccagagggggaggggagagagtgGGGCGCCTTGTGGTCAGTCCGGTCCCGCTGGAGCCCAGCCACACACTCCTCGAGACACAAAACACCAAACAG GCGTCCAGCGGTGGCCCACTGCCCCCAGTAAGCACTCTGACCTCACTGCACGGCCTGTCTGCCTCCCCGGCCTCCTCGCAGAGCCTCATCATGGCCTCGCTGCCCAGCGTCATGAGCCTGGGCGAGTCCTCGCTTCTCATTG GTTTGGCCTCGACGCAGACTCAGACCGTGCCTGTCATCAACAACATGGGGGGCGGGTTCACTACTCTCCAGCCAATCTCcttccagcagcagcttcacgCCTCCCCCCAGCAGCCAATATCCCAGCAGCTCCAGGGTCACATGGGCGCCAGTCCCTTCATGGCAACCATGGCACAGCTGCCGTGTCACA TGTACAACAAGTCGGACTCGCCGCAGTACCACTCGTCCAGTCTGCTGTCTCAGGCCATGGTCATCACCGACAGCAGCAGCCTGGGGACGCTGACCAGCCTCGCCACGGTCAGACAG atCCTAACAGCAGATTCAGAGGAACCAACAGACTCACCTTTACAAGAAGACTCTCTACACCTGCAGCCAGACACACCTGTGCCAG CTTCTTCGGAGAGCCTGGAGCTGTATTCTGCTCCTCAGACGACAGACAGCCACCAGTCTCACCTCCTCCCGCCGTCGCCGACAGACATcagctccttcattccctcACAGATGGTGTCTACTGCGCAGTGA
- the hnf1a gene encoding hepatocyte nuclear factor 1-alpha isoform X1 codes for MEERAAKARPSRLTALQEQLIWALLGSGLSRDVLVQAIGELERDRATSGAEKAERGDGESSEEGEMDFPPAIFRELEKLPPEEAAKLRAQVDQLLQGDPWHVAKMVKSYMQQHNLPQREVVESTGLNQSHLSQHLNKGTPMKNQKRAALYTWYVKKQCEISQREYTSGCGAAKPSFPGIRCQKDHNEKSNHPFTEFTNAKHGMSSVEEQGEDTRKGRRNRFKWGPASLQILFHAYERQKNPSKEEREGLVDECNRAECLQRGVSPSQLAGLGSNLVTEVRVYNWFANRRKEEAFRHKLALDTPFTNQSASSSHPTLPPSPEPGMKYSHQILCDTMSSPRGGGERVGRLVVSPVPLEPSHTLLETQNTKQASSGGPLPPVSTLTSLHGLSASPASSQSLIMASLPSVMSLGESSLLIGLASTQTQTVPVINNMGGGFTTLQPISFQQQLHASPQQPISQQLQGHMGASPFMATMAQLPCHMYNKSDSPQYHSSSLLSQAMVITDSSSLGTLTSLATVRQILTADSEEPTDSPLQEDSLHLQPDTPVPASSESLELYSAPQTTDSHQSHLLPPSPTDISSFIPSQMVSTAQ; via the exons ATGGAGGAGAGGGCAGCCAAGGCGAGGCCGAGCCGCCTGACAGCCCTTCAGGAGCAGCTGATCTGGGCCCTGCTGGGATCCGGACTGTCTCGGGATGTCCTGGTCCAAGCCATCGGGGAACTGGAGCGAGACAGGGCGACTTCCGGTGCCGAGAAGGCAGAGAGGGGGGACGGAGAGAGCTCCGAGGAGGGAGAAATGGACTTTCCACCGGCCATATTCAGAGAGCTGGAGAAGCTTCCCCCGGAGGAGGCGGCCAAACTCAGGGCCCAGGTGGACCAGCTCCTGCA GGGGGACCCCTGGCATGTGGCAAAGATGGTGAAAAGCTACATGCAGCAGCACAACCTCCCTCAGAGAGAGGTGGTGGAGTCCACTGGACTCAACCAGTCCCACCTCTCGCAGCACCTCAACAAAGGCACGCCCATGAAGAACCAGAAGAGGGCCGCTCTGTACACCTGGTACGTCAAGAAGCAATGCGAGATCAGCCAGCGTGAGTACACAAGCGGCTGCGGAGCTGCAAAACCCTCATTTCCCGGCATCAGGTGTCAGAAAGACCACAATGAAAAGAGTAACCATCCCTTTACAGAATTCACCAACGCCAAACACGGCATGTCATCCgtggaggagcagggggaggacACCAGGAAGGGCCGGAGGAACAGGTTCAAATGGGGCCCGGCGTCCCTGCAGATCCTGTTCCACGCCTACGAACGACAGAAGAACCCCAgcaaggaggagagagaggggttAGTGGACGAGTGTAACAG agCCGAGTGTCTCCAGAGGGGCGTGTCTCCTTCCCAGCTCGCTGGCCTGGGTTCCAACCTGGTTACTGAGGTCCGGGTGTACAACTGGTTCGCCAACCGCCGCAAAGAGGAGGCCTTCCGCCACAAGCTGGCACTGGACACACCTTTTACCAACCAATCTGCCTCCTCTTCCCACCCCACCCTTCCACCGAGTCCTGAGCCTG GTATGAAATACAGCCATCAGATTCTGTGTGACACCATGAGCTCACccagagggggaggggagagagtgGGGCGCCTTGTGGTCAGTCCGGTCCCGCTGGAGCCCAGCCACACACTCCTCGAGACACAAAACACCAAACAG GCGTCCAGCGGTGGCCCACTGCCCCCAGTAAGCACTCTGACCTCACTGCACGGCCTGTCTGCCTCCCCGGCCTCCTCGCAGAGCCTCATCATGGCCTCGCTGCCCAGCGTCATGAGCCTGGGCGAGTCCTCGCTTCTCATTG GTTTGGCCTCGACGCAGACTCAGACCGTGCCTGTCATCAACAACATGGGGGGCGGGTTCACTACTCTCCAGCCAATCTCcttccagcagcagcttcacgCCTCCCCCCAGCAGCCAATATCCCAGCAGCTCCAGGGTCACATGGGCGCCAGTCCCTTCATGGCAACCATGGCACAGCTGCCGTGTCACA TGTACAACAAGTCGGACTCGCCGCAGTACCACTCGTCCAGTCTGCTGTCTCAGGCCATGGTCATCACCGACAGCAGCAGCCTGGGGACGCTGACCAGCCTCGCCACGGTCAGACAG atCCTAACAGCAGATTCAGAGGAACCAACAGACTCACCTTTACAAGAAGACTCTCTACACCTGCAGCCAGACACACCTGTGCCAG CTTCTTCGGAGAGCCTGGAGCTGTATTCTGCTCCTCAGACGACAGACAGCCACCAGTCTCACCTCCTCCCGCCGTCGCCGACAGACATcagctccttcattccctcACAGATGGTGTCTACTGCGCAGTGA